Proteins found in one Channa argus isolate prfri chromosome 7, Channa argus male v1.0, whole genome shotgun sequence genomic segment:
- the LOC137130069 gene encoding histone-lysine N-methyltransferase ASH1L-like isoform X3 produces the protein MDQRVKGGIPPSTNSTLDPSSAPEVSEQDQVAEKKRRGEGENGDVGKREEEKRVAGRKREGEKGAVLELLIEGRCGSTGQQQLQISGRETSCPEGNVRLRIGLQAKRTKKPPKILESYVCKPTIRTYQRQGRGGQLRGDGEGGVGQQSKTSSTTVEASTEQRSGLDVVQTTSKQSASAASPPLASSSSSSSQPLSLPPTFTTVSTPASVPAVPSQGTKSAKQVPVKLSEKTEANSNGSSERVKKEKPPSINGQPVSAGHKPSSTQTDQTASSNSSTKCIQTHSASETRNEGDTSKKHNGLVQTAKQKGLSNGKGSADILDTSTTSKIKLGKHSSSISVSSMDSLKRAAVSTSSLKELSLSNKSRSDSPSSPSATPKLQSSPTVDPSSFQSQDQDPSLQLAFEKKREKERKAKKERQKDKNSKRDRSKAEKSESKKEERKKKKKEKGKDGKSKHGKEKDERNRTDDTWRDELKIQKGKNEKKRDKLSPDRKRTEDNNRETVDSGKLDKTFKVVNPGRPQEKDKADDSCKPVKQAEPATTGDTIKSKEQDVSRHPTVPLSHPSASAPPSLPTPSARGSASPPSSPQEQDSRPLKKRKARRPSWTKLVHRAQRAENQDAPSDSQLNPLINFPQNPRTTLPAKATIQHAEESHTAQSSSLTSSSSPLSSASPSPQQSQFTSDLGPPASRCSITPGRKRGRPKSHSISLDDPPLRLLSNTILTDAPSLGGDGVQKAPVLEPSPKLQCADQSKFSPKKRGRPPKRPVPEDQTGDARDHADDTDKSKDFHPPEKGNRQLKIRRLINEMKKRKRRRLHKVMLSGYVGKEGRGSKAADGETSLRMCKSIEATTVHTLSALSSSFGSKLGPQINVSKRGTIYMGKRRGRKPKAQTANLNSQNSTQSSLFTNPSETSLFSSNQPQAPPSHPFPSPSLTHSSGAQSPYSEGSLTEPTSSLLFPHPFSLPSPSSSCTSPRPPSSSSLSPFVKKSCPCQGRHHFPFHQSSCKLSCPTPPMHHTPGSPGHLKEATPSPRSESHSEETLPSDSGIGTDNNSVSERGEMRGARGMLRFGQGSGVMLGVQRHPSSLVDRPSPVSSPLSHMARHTKPISNSTTVERHRDRHRHRRRDYDCSTSCTCVCPCPCPGHNKCNHSDYYPCHGHNAVKRQKNKHKKKHQQLHMQDPEFLSELEDLIGQFSEVHIGRRSWVRTGLGQGFDGVNGNASGGRRHHSSSHPHRSNIFRINLNGFYSPHPSYPTNPSFSPQPFYPCQPVHCNRKLDRRQCGCPSKFQETIENMGFYSSYPPTTTLYHHLPSSYPLPSTHQYAPHQPHHAHFLLNPARFHKRRSRLLREGALGGEVEGDIGVGSGGSPHLSSGFTSSFSCGCGRSDHKHKHKRRHRHCERDVADEEELPDDEEEEGMEREGLAGSKSRAGFILGQGEEGMKGTRGMGSMLSKESPWLCENGNNSFSSAAAATSSSSSAERYKHTSLTSLGLGSSHLSSFGGSWGALGQSWAKFGGLGGTGFGNSSWKGFTSEQCAGRGIASDGEDEDSEDVHESHLYRTSPSPTHTNLFTSAAMATVGRGLRSGLASRNPRSGDRSWRRDEPAWTERREAGEDVYKVTQEARGSRRVCQHQTA, from the exons ATGGACCAGAGAGTGAAGGGGGGAATCCCTCCATCCACAAACTCCACTCTGGACCCCTCGTCTGCGCCTGAAGTCTCTGAACAGGACCAAgtggcagagaaaaagagaaggggtGAGGGAGAGAATGGAGATGTAGggaaaagggaggaggagaaaagagtggcagggagaaagagagaaggagaaaaggggGCAGTGCTGGAGTTGCTCATCGAGGGGCGCTGTGGAAGCACAGGGCAGCAACAGCTTCAGATCTCTGGGAGAGAGACCAGCTGCCCTGAGGGGAATGTACGATTGCGGATTGGACTCCAGGCCAAACGCACCAAGAAACCGCCCAAGATCTTGGAGAGCTACGTCTGCAAGCCCACTATCAGGACCTATCAGAGGCAAGGCAGGGGGGGACAGCTAAGGGGGGATGGTGAAGGGGGAGTGGGCCAGCAGAGTAAAACCAGCTCTACCACAGTCGAGGCATCCACAGAGCAACGCTCAGGCTTGGATGTTGTCCAGACCACATCCAAACAAAGTGCATCTGCTGCTTCACCACCACTTGCATCATCCTCATCTTCGTCATCACAGCCACTGTCGTTACCACCAACATTTACTACAGTTTCCACCCCTGCCTCAGTCCCTGCCGTACCCAGCCAAGGGACGAAGTCTGCCAAACAG GTTCCTGTCAAACTGTCCGAGAAGACGGAGGCAAATTCAAATGGCTCATCTGAGAGAGTGAAGAAAGAGAAGCCTCCTAGCATCAATGGCCAACCTGTTTCTGCAGGTCACAAACCCTCCTCAACCCAAACAGACCAGACAGCTTCATCTAATTCTTCcacaaaatgtattcagacaCATTCTGCATCGGAGACCAGGAATGAAGGAGACACCTCAAAGAAACATAATGGTTTGGTCCAGACTGCGAAGCAGAAGGGACTATCAAATGGAAAAGGCTCTGCTGACATCCTTGACACTTCCACCACATCTAAAATCAAACTTGGTAAACACAGCAGTTCCATCTCTGTTTCTTCCATGGATTCTTTAAAAAGAGCTGCAGTCTCCACCAGCTCCCTTAAAGAACTGAGTCTGTCTAATAAGAGTAGGTCAGACTCTCCTTCCTCACCCTCAGCCACCCCTAAACTGCAGTCCTCCCCAACTGTGGATCCCTCCTCTTTTCAATCCCAAGATCAAGATCCCTCTTTACAGCTCGCATTTGAGAAAAaacgagagaaagagaggaaagccaagaaagagagacagaaagacaaaaattcAAAGCGAGATCGATCAAAAGCTGAAAAGAGTGAGAGcaaaaaggaggaaagaaaaaagaagaaaaaggagaaaggaaagGATGGAAAATCAAAGCATGGTAAAGAAAAGGATGAAAGAAACAGGACTGATGATACATGGAGGGATGAACTAAAAATtcaaaaaggaaagaatgagaaaaagagagataagCTTAGCCCAGACAGAAAACGAACAGAGGATAATAATAGGGAAACAGTTGATAGTGGTAAACTAGATAAAACTTTTAAGGTAGTGAATCCAGGCAGACCACAAGAGAAAGACAAGGCCGATGATAGTTGCAAGCCAGTTAAACAAGCTGAGCCAGCAACAACAGGTGACACCATTAAATCAAAAGAACAAGACGTCTCAAGACATCCAACTGTGCCTCTAAGCCACCCCTCTGCTTCTgctcctccctctctgcccACCCCTTCTGCCCGTGGCTCTGCTTCTCCCCCTTCTTCCCCCCAAGAGCAGGACAGCCGACCTCTAAAAAAGCGGAAAGCCAGACGGCCCAGCTGGACCAAGCTGGTGCACCGGGCTCAGAGGGCAGAAAATCAGGATGCCCCTTCAGATTCCCAACTTAATCCTTTAATAAATTTCCCCCAGAACCCCAGGACAACCCTGCCTGCCAAGGCCACTATTCAGCATGCTGAAGAGTCACACACAGCTCAGTCTAGCTCTTTAACCAGCagctcctcccctctctcttctgCATCTCCATCTCCACAGCAAAGTCAATTCACATCAGACCTTGGTCCCCCTGCATCCAGATGCTCAATAACCCCTGGCCGAAAGAGGGGTCGCCCTAAATCCCACAGCATTAGTTTAGATGACCCTCCCCTTAGACTTTTATCAAATACTATTTTAACTGACGCGCCTTCCCTGGGGGGTGATGGAGTCCAGAAAGCCCCTGTACTGGAGCCAAGTCCAAAACTGCAGTGTGCAGATCAGTCTAAATTCAGCCCCAAGAAGCGTGGCCGTCCCCCCAAACGACCCGTCCCAGAGGACCAGACTGGAGATGCACGGGATCATGCTGATGACACAGACAAAAGTAAAGATTTTCATCCTCCTGAAAAGGGGAACAGGCAGCTAAAGATCAGGAGGCTGATTAATgagatgaagaaaagaaagaggaggagactTCACAAAGTAATGCTGTCTGGGTATGTAGGAAAAGAGGGAAGGGGGAGCAAGGCAGCAGATGGTGAGACCTCTCTGAGAATGTGTAAATCAATAGAGGCTACAACAGTACACACGCTCTCAGCTCTGTCCTCTTCCTTTGGGAGTAAGCTAGGCCCTCAGATTAATGTGAGCAAAAGAGGGACCATCTACATGGGCAAAAGACGAGGACGCAAGCCTAAAGCCCAAACAGCCAACCTAAACTCCCAGAACTCCACTCAGTCGTCTCTGTTTACCAATCCCTCAGAAacatctctcttctcctctaACCAGCCTCAGGCTCCGCCATCTCACCCCTTTCCCTCCCCTTCCCTTACTCACTCCAGTGGGGCCCAGAGTCCATATAGTGAGGGCAGCCTCACAGAACCAACTTCTTCCCTACTGTTTCCTCACCCTTTCTCCCTTCCTTCACCATCATCCTCCTGTACATCCCCACGTCctccctcatcctcctctctctctccctttgtgAAAAAGAGTTGTCCATGTCAGGGAAGGCATCACTTCCCTTTTCACCAGTCTTCATGTAAGCTCTCCTGTCCTACCCCGCCAATGCATCACACACCGGGCTCTCCAGGTCACCTGAAGGAGGCCACCCCCTCACCCAGGAGCGAATCCCACAGTGAAGAGACACTGCCTAGTGATAGTGGAATTGGAACTGACAATAACAGTGTTTCTGAACGAGGGGAGATGAGGGGAGCTCGAGGCATGCTCAGGTTTGGTCAGGGTTCAGGAGTGATGCTTGGGGTTCAAAGACATCCCTCCTCACTTGTGGATCGCCCCTCTCCAGTGTCCTCACCCCTGTCTCACATGGCTAGACACACAAAACCCATCAGCAACTCAACTACTGTGGAGCGGCACAGAGACAGGCATCGGCACAGGAGAAGGGATTATGACTGTTCAACTTCCTGTACTTGCGTGTGTCCGTGCCCCTGTCCTGGACACAATAAGTGCAATCATTCAGACTATTATCCTTGCCATGGGCATAATGcagtaaaaagacagaaaaataaacacaagaagaAGCACCAGCAGCTTCACATGCAAGATCCAGAGTTTCTGTCTGAACTTGAAGATCTGATCGGACAATTCAGCGAGGTCCACATCGGACGGCGAAGCTGGGTGAGGACGGGGCTGGGTCAGGGATTTGATGGTGTAAATGGGAACGCTTCCGGAGGAAGGCGCCATCACTCCTCCTCCCATCCTCACCGCTCCAATATCTTCAGGATTAATCTGAATGGCTTCTACTCACCTCACCCATCTTATCCCACTAATCCCTCCTTCTCCCCCCAGCCTTTCTACCCCTGCCAGCCAGTACACTGTAACAGGAAGTTGGACCGCCGGCAGTGTGGATGTCCATCTAAGTTCCAGGAGACCATTGAAAATATGGGTTTTTACAGCAGCTACCCCCCGACCACAACACTTTACCACCACCTCCCGAGCTCTTACCCTCTTCCATCTACTCACCAGTATGCCCCCCATCAGCCCCACCATGCCCACTTCCTCCTCAACCCCGCCAGGTTCCATAAGCGAAGGAGCAGGTTGCTGAGGGAGGGAGCTTTAGGAGGAGAGGTGGAGGGAGATATCGGAGTAGGAAGTGGAGGAAGCCCACATCTCAGCTCAGGGTTTACATCCAGCTTTTCCTGTGGCTGTGGGAGGAGTgatcacaaacataaacacaaacgcCGTCACCGGCACTGCGAGCGGGATGTGGCTGATGAGGAGGAGTTACCcgatgatgaagaggaagagggcaTGGAAAGAGAAGGCTTAGCCGGTTCCAAGTCAAGGGCAGGGTTTATACTGGGGCAAGGAGAAGAAGGGATGAAAGGAACAAGAGGAATGGGAAGCATGCTGTCTAAAGAATCACCTTGGCTATGTGAAAATGGAAACAAttctttttcctctgctgcCGCTGCCacttcttcatcctcctcagcAGAGAGGTACAAACACACCTCTCTCACTTCACTGGGGCTGGGTTCCTCTCATCTATCTTCGTTTGGAGGAAGTTGGGGTGCCCTGGGACAGAGTTGGGCAAAATTTGGGGGCTTGGGAGGGACGGGAT